The following are from one region of the Mus caroli chromosome 13, CAROLI_EIJ_v1.1, whole genome shotgun sequence genome:
- the LOC110308523 gene encoding zinc finger protein 728-like produces the protein MENMLSFWDVVIYFSAEEREYLGPPQWTLYRDVMLENYNNLVFLGLASSKPYLVRFLEQIQEPLDVKSQVAISMYSGGNSSTCKEVSEREKVFGNQQIIHLGLKPYTCEEVGKSFCFSSLLSEHKRIHTGEKPYKYETCSKVFHVPSKLSQHKIIRTGEKPYNCEVCAKAFKYPSRLSKHKIIHKGEKPYKCKVCGKAFFSPSSICQHERIHTGELPCKCDVCGKAFQYPSLLSKHKIIHTEQKPYKCEVCGNFLRSRSSLHEHKRMHAGEKPYKCEVCGKAFEYPSRLSKHKNIHTGETPYKCKVCGKAFRSPSSLRVHKGIHREEKPYKCEVCGKAFRYSSVLSDHKNIHTGETPYKCKVCGKAFRSPSSLRVHKGTHRGGKPYKCEVCGKAFHYPSILSNHKNIHTGETPYKCKVCGKAFHSPSSLILHKGTHKEDKPYKCEVCGKAFRYPSILSNHKKIHREQKPSKCKVGRKVFWSPSSLPEQKRIHTREKPYNCEICGKAFKYPSRLLKHKIIHTREKQYKCKVCGNAFCSSSSLWQHKRIHTGELPCKCDVCGKTFRFPSLLLKHKISHTDQKPYKCKICGNFLRSQSSLHEHKRMHAGEKPYKCEICGKAFEYPSRLSKHNNIHTGETPYKCKVCGKAFRSPSSLRVHKGIHREDKPFKCEVCGKAFRYSSVLSDHKNIHTGETPYKCKVCGKAFRTTSSLHIHKGIHREDNP, from the exons ATGGAG AATATGCTGTCATTCTGGGATGTGGTAATATATTTCTCTGCAGAGGAGAGGGAATACCTGGGTCCTCCTCAGTGGACATTGTACAGGGATGTGATGTTGGAGAATTACAACAACCTTGTGTTTCTAG GTCTTGCTTCCTCTAAGCCATACCTGGTCAGATTTCTGGAGCAAATACAAGAGCCTCTAGATGTGAAGAGTCAAGTGGCCATCTCTATGTACTCAG GGGGAAATAGCTCTACATGCAAAGAAGTTTCTGAGAGGGAAAAAGTATTTGGAAATCAGCAGATAATTCATTTAGGTTTGAAGCCATATACTTGTGAAGAGGTTGGCAAGtccttttgtttttcatcatTACTTTCTGAACACAAAAGAATCCATACAGGAGAAAAACCCTACAAGTATGAAACATGTAGCAAGGTCTTCCATGTTCCATCAAAACTTTCTCAACACAAGATAATTCGCACAGGAGAAAAACCCTACAACTGTGAAGTATGTGCCAAGGCCTTCAAATATCCATCAAGACTTTCAAAACATAAGATAATTCATAAAGGGGAGAAGCCATACAAGTGTAAAGTATGTGGAAAGGCCTTCTTCTCTCCATCATCTATTTGTCAACAcgagagaattcatacaggagagttACCCTGCAAGTGTGATGTATGTGGCAAGGCTTTCCAATATCCATCAttactttcaaaacacaagaTAATTCATACAGAACAAaaaccctacaagtgtgaagtatgtggAAATTTCCTCCGCTCTCGATCATCACTTCATGAACACAAGAGAATGCAtgcaggagagaaaccctacaagtgtgaagtatgtggcaaGGCCTTTGAATATCCATCAAGACTTTCAAAACATAAGAATATTCATACAGGAGAGACACCATACAAGTGTAAAGTATGTGGAAAGGCTTTCCGCTCTCCATCATCACTTCGTGTACACAAGGGAATTCATAGAGAagagaaaccctacaagtgtgaagtatgtggcaaggccttccGTTATTCATCAGTACTTTCTGACCATAAGAATATTCATACAGGAGAGACACCATACAAGTGTAAAGTGTGTGGAAAGGCCTTTCGCTCTCCATCATCACTTCGTGTACACAAAGGAACTCATAGAGGAGGAaaaccctacaagtgtgaagtatgtggcaaggccttccaTTATCCATCAATACTTTCCAACCATAAGAATATACATACAGGAGAGACACCATACAAGTGTAAAGTGTGTGGAAAGGCCTTCCACTCTCCATCATCACTTATTCTACACAAAGGAACTCATAAAGAAGACAAACCCTATAAGTGTGAAGTGTGTGGCAAGGCCTTCCGTTATCCATCAATACTTTCCAACCATAAGAAAATTCATAGAGAACAAAAACCCTCCAAGTGTAAAGTAGGTAGAAaggtcttctggtctccatcatCACTTCCTGAGCAGAAAAGAATTCATACAAGAGAGAAACCCTACAACTGTGAAATATGTGGCAAGGCCTTCAAATATCCATCAAGACTTTTAAAACATAAGATAATTCATACAAGAGAGAAACAATACAAGTGTAAAGTGTGTGGAAATGCCTTCTGCTCTTCATCTTCACTTTGGCAACAcaagagaattcatacaggagagttACCCTGCAAGTGTGATGTATGTGGCAAGACCTTCCGCTTTCCATCATTACTTTTAAAACACAAGATAAGTCATACAGACCAAAAACCCTACAAGTGTAAAATATGTGGAAATTTCCTCCGCTCTCAATCATCACTTCATGAACACAAGAGAATGCATGCAGGGgagaaaccctacaagtgtgaaATATGTGGCAAGGCCTTTGAATATCCATCAAGACTTTCAAAACATAATAATATACATACAGGAGAGACACCATACAAGTGTAAAGTATGTGGAAAGGCTTTTCGCTCTCCATCATCACTTCGTGTACACAAGGGAATTCATAGAGAAGATAAACCCTTcaagtgtgaagtatgtggcaaggccttccGTTATTCATCAGTACTTTCAGACCATAAGAATATTCATACAGGAGAGACACCATACAAGTGTAAAGTGTGTGGAAAGGCCTTCCGCACTACATCATCACTTCATATACACAAGGGAATACATAGAGAAGACAACCCCTAA